Sequence from the Thermocaproicibacter melissae genome:
TGCTTTACAGCAAAAAACTCGGAATGCGGAATGCACCGGATTCCGAGTTTTTACTGTCAAAAACGGCGAAATGCCGAAGTTTCAGTTGAAAATTGTACTTTTATAATTTATAATACTAATGTCATAAATCGGGTGAGCACCTACCGCACAAGGTTGCCTTGTGCGGTATTTTTTGTGGAGGGTAACTTATGTGGAATATGATTTGGCCGATTCTGGTAGTCGTTGGGAGTCGGGTTGGTTCTCATTACGAAATGAACTCCACAAACAGAAAAAGTGCGGGAAGTGTATTCACACCCCGCACTTTTCCTTTATCTTAACTTTTTTGAAGTCGATTTCACTTGCCATTGCCGCGCCGATTACCATAACGACTCCCACAATCGCCTCAGCGGTGATTCCCTCTTTCAGCACTAAGGCCGAAATAAGAACCGCAACGGTTGGATCGATATAGCTGAACAGCGCCGCCGTCTGAGCCGGAACATTGCGCAGGCTCCCGAAATATAAGGAATAGGCAATTCCCGTGTGAACCACGCCCGCGACCAAAAGCATCAAGACAGAAAACGCATCCATTTTAAGAGCGGAAATGTCGTCTGTCAGCAATACATAGGGCAACAGCGCAATTGCCGAAATCGCCAACTGCAAGATTGTTCTGTCGCTTGCACTTAGACCGACCATTTTCTTATTCAGCGTAACAACGGCGGCATACAGGACGGCAGCCCCCAACCCATAAAAGACTCCCGTCAGTCCAGAGACGCCTGTTTGCGTCACTCCGGAAACAAAAACCATTCCGCACACGGCGATAGCGGAACACAATCCTTTTTGCAGCGTGATTCTTTCCCGAAAAAAGAAAGGTGAAGTCAAAATAATAAAAACAGGAGCCATGTAATAGCAGATTGTCGCAACAGAAATTGTCGTGTAGCGGTAGGCCTCAAAAAGCAGGATCCAGTTCACGCCGAGCGCAATGCCGGATGCTAGCAGCTTCACGACGTTTTTCTTGATGGCCGCTGTGTCGAATTTTTCTTTCTTCACCCTGCGGAGGGCCAAAAGGAACAACGCGCCGATAAAGCCGCGCACAAAAGAAACAAGTGCCGAGGAACAAGGAATATATTTTCGCACCAGCCCGATTGTTCCGAAGATGGTCATTGCTGAGATTAATTTTGCTTTATCCTTTTTCACAGGTATCCTCTTTCCCAATTGGATTGGCTGTCAATTTCCCATTCTGCCGTTCATCGTTCCATGTGCTGCCGTGCCTTTTCCAGCTGCCGAACGAGAGGACGGTAAAGGAACAGCGCCGTGACGAAATTCGCCGCCCCGTGCATTACATCAAACGGAATACCGCTGACAAAATAGGTTGCGGCATAGGCCGGCCCGAAAAGCGCAAGTTTAATTCCCGCGGAGGGAACATCGAACAGAAGTCCGAACAAGCCGAGCAGAACTGCCGCGCGTATTTCGCCTGATGTTTTCCTGAGAAATATCTTCACCAGCACGGTCAGCAGCGGCCAGTTGATGTAATAGAGAACAATCCAGTCTCCGGCTCCGTAGTAGGTACTCTCAACGACGGACAGGGTGGCGAAAACCAGAGCGGTACAGACGCCGCGCTCCAGCCCCATGACAACGGTAAAAACCGCCAGCAGAAGCGATACCAGCTCCACGTTGGCAACTGGGGCAAGCACCAGTTTGGCCGCAAACGTGAGCGCTGCCCAGACGGCGACGAGGGCGATATCTCGTATTGTAACTTTTCCTTTCTTCATCATAGCGAAGTCAGGGTGAACCGATAGGTTTTTCCGTTTTCCAGCGGAAGTTCCGAAACGCCCACAGTCGCATCCTTTCCGTCCACTTTGATATTGAAATATTCCTTCGATGAATCCGCCTGCACACCGAGCATCCCGGTTATGTACAAACCGTACGGGCCGTTTTCTGTGGCAGGTTTCAAAGCATCCTGCTCGTCTTTTAGCAAATCGGCCACGGTGGAACGGCTGGATGTAAAGTGAAACGTCTGATTGATCTTGCTTTTCGGAATGACTACCTGCACAGTCACCGACTTTGTTCCCGCCTGCGGCTTCGGCGCCAGAAAATGAAAATACCCTGTAAGGAGCAGAGCGGCGGCCGCAAGCACCAGCAGAGCCAGGCCGATTTTTCTCTTCATGAAAGCATGTTCCTTTCCGCACAATGGATTGGTGACAAACCAAGAGTTTCAATTGTTTTCCATTATACGACACTTCAGCAAAAGAAAGCAAGAAATACGGATTTTCCAAAGACGAATTGACGGGCTGAATTTTATACCTTATAATTGTAACAATAAATATTCGAAACACAATGACGAAGAGAGTAGGTCCCGTGAACACCAAACAGAGATGTTTCCCGTTGGCTGAAAGGAAACTGGCGCGAAGGCGACTGAAGATGGCTTCCGAGTGGCGCACCGATGTGGAGAATTCCATTTAGGCTGCGACGGGTGTTTCCCGTTACAGAAAACGAGTATCCGGGTATATTCCGGCGTACTTACGGAGGTCCCGAGCCGTGAGGCGGGATGAATTGAAGTGGTAACACGGGAGCAATTCTCGTCTTCTGTTAGGGAAGACGGGATTTTTTATTAGACGGAATTTTCTGTTGCATGAAGGAGGACGCCATGAAAATCAGCGAGATATTGGGGAGCGGGAAGGTCACGGTTTCGTGCGAAGTTTTTCCGCCGAAAAAAGCGGTGGACCTGGAACAGGTGCAGGAGGTCGTTCGCCAAATCGCATCCTATAATCCTGCCTTTCTGAGCGTCACCTACGGTGCCGGCGGCGGGACTTCACAGAACACGGTGAAAATCGCTGCCGATGTTCAAAGGCTGGGCATTCCCGCGCTGGCACATCTGACCTGCGTTTGCGCCACGAAAGAGAAAATCGCCGCTGTGCTGCAGGAGCTGAAAGAGAACCACATAGAAAACGTGCTCGCCCTGCGCGGCGACATTCCCCCCGGGGTGGAATTTCCGACTCCGCGGCAATATCAGCACGCCTGCGAGCTCGTCCGCGAAATCAAGGCAGCCGGCGATTTCTGCATCGGCGCGGCCTGCTATCCGGACGGGCATGTGGAATGCGAACACAAAGATGACGACATCGGCTACCTCAAGGAAAAAGTGGACGCGGGCTGTGATTTTCTGACCACCCAGATGTTCTTTGACAACAACGTGCTTTACAATTTCCTTTACCGAATCATGGCCAAAGGGATTCATGTTCCGGTGGTTGCGGGAATCATGCCTGTGACAAACAGCAAGCAGATTAAGCGAATCTGCGCGCTTTCCGGCACGACCCTCCCGCCCCGTTTCCGCGCGATTGTCGATAAGTTCTCCGACAAGCCAGAGGCGATGAAGCAGGCAGGCATCGCCTACGCGACAGAGCAGATTATTGACCTGATTTCAAACGGTGTAAACGCTATTCACATCTATACCATGAATAAGCCCGAAGTTGCGGGAAAAATCATGGAGAACCTTTCGGAGATAATCGGCTGAGATGAAATTGCAAGAAAGTGAAATCCTTCGATATCTGGGATACCGCGGGAAACAGCCCGATGCCGCTCTGCACAAAATGATTCTTTCCTGTGCGGAAGAGGTGGAGCGGGTCGCCACCCCGCGAAGCGTCTATCGGCTTTTTCCGGTAACTTTTGGTGAGAACTGCGTACAGTTGGGAAACATTACAGTAGAAGGGCACGACCTGCGGCAACATATCCGCGGGTGCAAAGAAGCCGTACTGTTTGCCGCAACGATTGGAATTCAGGCGGACATCCTGCTGGAGCGGTACAGCCACATGGATATGAGCAGGGCCGCTGTGCTTCAGGCTGCTGCCGCCGCCATGATGGAAAGCTATTGCGACGAAGAAGAGAAGAAAATCCGTGAGCAGGTTGCCGACCGCGGACTTTTCCTCCGGCCGCGGTACAGCCCCGGCTACGGGGATTTTCCCATTCAGTTGCAGAAGGATATTTTGAACGCACTGGACTGCCCGAAGCGCATCGGGCTTTCCATGACGGAAAGCTATATGCTGGTACCGACCAAATCGGTGACTGCCGTGATTGGGCTGACCTCAGATCCGACCGGCTGCCACATTGCCAAATGCATGGGATGCAGCAACAAAAACTGCCCGTTCAGAAAGGAAGGCAACGAATGAACCTGTTTGAAACTCTGGGAAAACGGCTGGTGTTTTTCGACGGAGGCATGGGTACCCTGTTGCAGGAGAAAGGCCTTGCAGCCGGAGAACTGCCGGAGCTGTGGAATTTGGAGCATCCGGAAATCATCGAGGACATTCACCGAGCCTATCTGGATGCCGGAGCGGACATCATCAAAACAAACACCTTCGGAGCAAACAGGGCAAAATTGCGCGGCTGCGGCCACAGCGTTTCCGAAATCGTTACGGCGGCAGTCAGACTTGCCAAGAAAGCTGCGGCGGAAAAAGACGCTCTTGTCGCCATGGACATCGGCCCCACGGGAAAACTGCTTCGGCCCATGGGCGACCTCGACTTTGAGGATGCCGTTTTCCTGTTTGGCGAAGCGGCAAAAGCGGGAGAACAGGCCGGTGCCGATTTGATTCTGGTCGAAACCATGAGCGACACTTACGAATGTAAGGCCGCTGTGCTTGCCGCGAAGGAAAACACAAACCTGCCCGTGTTTGCCACACTTATTGTGGACGAGCGCGGCAAACTCCTCACGGGCGGAGACATTCCGGCGGCTGTTGCGATGCTGGAAGGTCTGGGCGTAGACGCCCTCGGTTTGAACTGCGGGCTAGGGCCGGATCAGCTTCTGGAATTTCTTCCGCAGCTGCAGGAGTGCTGCTCCGTTCCAATCATCATCAATCCGAACGCAGGCCTGCCGCACGACGTAAACGGCAAAAACGTGTTTGACGTAGGCCCGGAGGAATTCGCAGCCGATTCAAAAAAAATGGCGGAAGGCGGCGCATGGCTGCTCGGAGGATGCTGCGGCACGACTCCTGCGCATATCCGCGCCATGGTGAACCTTTGCGCCGGCATCACCCCGAAGCCGATTGAAAAGAAAAATTTCACGGTGATTTCCTCCTCACAGAAAGCGGTT
This genomic interval carries:
- the metF gene encoding methylenetetrahydrofolate reductase [NAD(P)H], whose translation is MKISEILGSGKVTVSCEVFPPKKAVDLEQVQEVVRQIASYNPAFLSVTYGAGGGTSQNTVKIAADVQRLGIPALAHLTCVCATKEKIAAVLQELKENHIENVLALRGDIPPGVEFPTPRQYQHACELVREIKAAGDFCIGAACYPDGHVECEHKDDDIGYLKEKVDAGCDFLTTQMFFDNNVLYNFLYRIMAKGIHVPVVAGIMPVTNSKQIKRICALSGTTLPPRFRAIVDKFSDKPEAMKQAGIAYATEQIIDLISNGVNAIHIYTMNKPEVAGKIMENLSEIIG
- a CDS encoding vitamin B12 dependent-methionine synthase activation domain-containing protein, yielding MKLQESEILRYLGYRGKQPDAALHKMILSCAEEVERVATPRSVYRLFPVTFGENCVQLGNITVEGHDLRQHIRGCKEAVLFAATIGIQADILLERYSHMDMSRAAVLQAAAAAMMESYCDEEEKKIREQVADRGLFLRPRYSPGYGDFPIQLQKDILNALDCPKRIGLSMTESYMLVPTKSVTAVIGLTSDPTGCHIAKCMGCSNKNCPFRKEGNE
- a CDS encoding DMT family transporter, coding for MKKDKAKLISAMTIFGTIGLVRKYIPCSSALVSFVRGFIGALFLLALRRVKKEKFDTAAIKKNVVKLLASGIALGVNWILLFEAYRYTTISVATICYYMAPVFIILTSPFFFRERITLQKGLCSAIAVCGMVFVSGVTQTGVSGLTGVFYGLGAAVLYAAVVTLNKKMVGLSASDRTILQLAISAIALLPYVLLTDDISALKMDAFSVLMLLVAGVVHTGIAYSLYFGSLRNVPAQTAALFSYIDPTVAVLISALVLKEGITAEAIVGVVMVIGAAMASEIDFKKVKIKEKCGV
- a CDS encoding DUF4430 domain-containing protein, with amino-acid sequence MKRKIGLALLVLAAAALLLTGYFHFLAPKPQAGTKSVTVQVVIPKSKINQTFHFTSSRSTVADLLKDEQDALKPATENGPYGLYITGMLGVQADSSKEYFNIKVDGKDATVGVSELPLENGKTYRFTLTSL